ACCAGGAAAATTACAAGGGCCAGGTCACGCTCTTCTCCGCCGAGGTGTTCGCCGAACTCTGTCAGGCCCTCAGCCTCCCGTCCGCGAGTCCGGCCGCCCTGCGCCGCAACCTGCTCGTCAGGGGCGCGGACCTGAACGAACTGATCGGCCACGAGTTCGAGGTGCAGGGCGTGCGCTTGTTCGGCACCGAGGAATGCCGCCCCTGCTACTGGATGGACGAAGCCCTCGCGCCCGGCGCCGAAGCCTGGCTCAAAGGCCGTGGCGGCCTGCGCTGCCGCATCCTCTCCAACGGCTGGCTGCGGACTTGAATAGTCTGGCTCCCACCCGCGTGTCATTCTGATCGAAGCGAAGTTGCCGAGCCGCAGGCGACAGGGCTCAAATCCAGGAATCTGCGCGCCCGTGCCGCTTCGAGAACAAGCACTGGACTCTTCGCTGCGCTCAGAGTGACATGATGCGGAAAGTGACCCCAACCTTGAATCATACCAGGCAATGATTCCCTCCGGCCAACTCACCGGCGCCGTCCTCGCCGGCGGACAATCCCGCCGCATGGGTCGGGACAAGGCCACGCTCGCCTTCGAGGGCCGTCCGCTGTGGGAACATCAGGTGCGGGTGCTCCGCGAGGCTGAAGCCGACCCGGTCGCCATCGTGCGGGCCCCGGGCCAGGCACCACTAGGGCTGCCCGACGACCTGCGGCTCTGGCACGACACCTTCACCGACGCCGGCCCGCTGGCGGGCCTGCAAACGGCGCTGAGCCAGTCGCGCACGCTGCTCGTCGCCGTGCTCGCCGTGGACATGCCGCGCATTGATGCGTGGTGGCTCCAATGGCTCGGCACCTACTGCGGCAGCAACATCGGCGCGATTGCCACGCGACCGGACGGTATTCACGAACCGCTCGCCGCCATCTACCCACGTTCCGCGCTCCCGGAGATCAGCCGCCGGCTCGAAACTGGCAATGATCACTCCCTGCAAACCCTCGCCCGGGCCCTCATGGCCCAACATCTCCTCCGCAGCGTGCCCCTGCCCGCGTGCGATCTCTGGCGCGTCACCAACTGGAACTCGCCCGCGGACACACTGCTCAGTGAGGAAGGTTGATCCCGGGCAAGGTGATCCGGATGCCCGGTCCGGTAACGTTGGGCAAACGGTTCGGATCGACCGGTCGGTTCTCCAAACGAGCACGCGTCAGCTCCGCGCAGTAGCGAACCCAGTCATTGGGTTTAAGTTTATCCAAGTGATTGAGCAGCTCCATCGCCGCCGCTTTGTCTCCGAGACGCATCCGCACGATCACCAGCGCCAGCAGCGTGCGGGCCCGGTCGTTGAGCGAGGCGAACTTACCCTGGATTTGGTTGAGGCTGGCGATGTCGGGCTTGTCGGACATCGCCTCAACCCACGCCAGCATCTCATAGGCCTGGCTTTGGGCGGGGGCGAACTCCAGAGATTTGTTGAGCAGGTGACGCAGGTCAGCCGCCCGCTTCTCCGGCATCCGGTAGTCGAGGTCGAAGTGACCGAAGACTGCATTTGCCTCCAGCCGGCCGAGTTCACGGAAGATCGCGGCGTTGGTCGTGCCAAGTTCGATGGCCGCGCGCCAGTGTTCCCGGGCCCGGTCGGTGTCGTCCTCTTGGATGGCCACTGCGCCCAGCAGCTCGCGTAGACGGGCGTTGGGGGCCTGCTCCAGCTGCGCCCGCACAAACAGGTTGCCATAAGGACTGTCGGTCATGCGCACGGCCAGCTCGGCCAAGGCCAGTTGCATCTCATCCCGCGCGGCCGCCCGCACCGTGTAGCCCTGCCGGGGCGGAATTGTCGGACGCTTCGCCTTCCGCCCCATGAAACGGCCGACGGTGACGTATTTTTCCATTTCCCTCAGCAATTGCGGATAGTCCATCCCCAGCAGCTCGCGGCAGACCGCACGAAATTCCTCGGGCCGATCCTGCGTCTCGGACGACCCAGCTGCGCGGAGGAACAGCGACATCTTCTCCGGAGGGATTTTGTTCACACCGAAATGGCAGTAGTGAAGGAAGGCCCAGGATTGGGCGTAGAACATGCCGGTGTGACCGGAATCCTTGAACAGCGGAGAATCGTAGCGCACGGCAAACAGCTGCTCGAAAGGCATCATCCGGCCACGCTGGAGTTCGAAAACGCGGCCTTCGACCGGCTGGCCCAGTTGCAGCCACTCCTTGTCTTCCTGCATCGTGGAGAACAGCTCCGCCACGCCTTCGTTGAACCACGGGGCGGGGTTCTGCTCGGCGAGCCGGAACAAGTAATGGATGTATTCGTGGTAAATGACCTCCGTGGTCGTGTCCCGGTCGCGGGCCGGTGCGATGGTGATCACGGTGCGATCCGGGAAGTTGTTGCAGAAGCCCATGTATTTCGCGTCGCCACCCCGGACGTGCGGCGGCCGGTAGCCGTCGAAATCCGCCTGCCGGTCGAAATAGTAGATCGTCACCGGCTGAGGCAGCCGGGGCTTCAGCTGGAAGGTGTCCATGAACAGCGCCCGCAAGAGCTCCATCCGTTCGAGCACATCGCGGGAGTCGCGGTCATTGTTGGCGCTGTAGAGCTCGAAGTTGGGCGACTGGTAATACTGCCACTTGCGGGACAGCCCGGGGTAAAGCTCGGGCGGCTTGGCGGCGAAGAGGGCAACCGGCAGGAGGACCGGAGCAAGAAGGAGGAGCAACCGTCGTGAATGCACGGAAGTAAGTAGGTAGGCGGCCCGTGCCGGCGACGCTGGCCGAGCCGGTACCGCGGGCAATAAAAAATCCCTGACGACGTCCAGACCGGTGAGACCGGTCGGCCCACCTTCCCATTCACCCAAGGGCACGCCCCCCCGCCAATGTTCGTATTACGAACATTGGCGGGATGGGCCGCCGAGCGGAAACCGGGGCGAATGTTCGTAATACGAACATTGGGTGCGTCGGTGCCCACAGGAGGAGCGGGAGATTTTTGGTGTCTCTTCCGCGGCTTTGTGGCCTGATAGCGGACGTGATCCTCGTGTTTATTCATGGTGCACCCGCCACCGGCAAATACACCATCGGCCGCGAACTCGCGGCGCTGACGGGGTTCGAGCTCTATCACAACCACCTCGTCGTAGACGACGTCTTGCAGCGCCACGCCTTCGGCACGCCTGGCTTTGTCGCCGAACGGGATCACGCCTGGCGGCACCACCTCGGTGCCGCGGCCACCGAATCCGCCTGGCGCGTAATTTTCACCTTCAACCCGGAAAATACCGTCCCGCAGGCCTTCATCGACTGGCTGTTTCGCGAGGTGCCGGCCCACGGCGGACAGCTCTATTCGATCGCACTGAAGCTGAGCGAAGAGTCCATCGAGGCCCGGCTGGCCAGCGAACAGCGGCGCGGCTTCCGCAAGCTCACCGATCACACGCTTTACCGGCAACTGCGCGACGCAGGCGCGTTCAACAAGCCCGTCATCCCGCGCAGCAACCTCGTGCTTGATTGCGAAAATCTCTCCGCGCGCGACGCCGCGACGCGGATCGCCCGGCACTTCAAGCTCTGATGTCCTTCAGCGGAGATGCGGTGGCGGAACGCCCAGAATCGATGCACCGCCGGAACTTATGACCTACGTGGAAATGCGCAGACTGGTCTAATTCTGTTGCACAAATAGGCGTGAATCATGGCCTCGGCTGTGCTGTAAATTGCGCTTTAGAAGGTTCCCTGCCCATGCCCCCTCCCACCGACCAATGCCTGCAGACCCTGGCCCAACTGGTTGTGCGCGTGGGGTTGAATCTGCAGCCCGGTCAGCCGCTGCTCATCACCGATCCCTACGATCTGCAGGGTGCCCACCGGGGCAACGCTCCGCTGATTGAGGCCATCCGCGCCGCTGCGCCCGGCCACCCAGTCGAGGTCATCGCGGCCGATGTCGACCGGTTGCGCTATCTCGTCACAACGGACCACCTGCGCGGGTTCGAAAAGCTGGTCGAAACCAACGCCCGCAGGATGAAGGAACACCTCGCCGCCGGTGGCGCCTTTCTTTTTCTGCCCGGCACCCACCCGCGCCTGCTGGCCGACCAACCGGCCGAGCGGCTCACGCAGTTCGACAGCCTGAAGTGGCGGCACCTCGCGCCACTCATCCGCAAGTTGATCCGCGGTGCCACCCAATGGACTCTGCTGCCTGCGCCCACCCAGGACTGGGCCGACCTGGCCAGCCCCGAACTGCCGGCCACGGAAAGACTGCCGGCCCTCTGGGCCACGGTGTTCCAGGCCCTGCGCATTACGACCGGCAACAACGGCAGTACCGAGTGCCGGCCGACTGAAGCCGTCATCGCTGACTGGCAGTCGCACCTGGCCGCCCTCACCCGTCGGCGCGACGAACTCAACGCCGCCCGCCATCGCCGCATCCGTTACATCGGCATGGGGACGGAGCTCACCCTCAAGCTCCCCCGCTCCCACGCGTGGTGCACGGCCCGGCTCGTGAGCAAGCGTGGCGTGCCCTTTGTCGTGAACCTGCCCACCGAAGAGGTCTTCACCGCGCCCAACCGCTACTCCGCCACCGGCCGCATCCGTCTCGCCCGCCCCATCGCTTATGGCGGCGCGGTCATCGAGGGAGTCGAGCTGGAGTTCCGCCGCGGCCGCGTGACCCTGGCCACGGCCCGGGCCAATTCCGATCTGCTCCAGCGCCTGCTCTCCACCGACGACGGCGCCGACCGCATCGGCGAGGTGGCGCTTGTGCCCGGACGAACGGGTTTGGTCTGGGGAAACCGTTTTCACCACCACATCCTGCTCGATGAGAACACCACTCCGCACATCGCGCTGGGTGACGCCTACTGTTTCTGCACCCGCTCCTGGGTTCCGCCCTGTTTCAACCTCTGCGTGAACTCCAGCCAGCTCCACATCGACCTGCCTCTCGACGCCACGGTCAGCCTAGACTGAGCGCAGCGGTGGGTGGAGTCGGGGTGTCTGACGTTCTCAGGCCTGGCAGTAGAGGCCTCGCAGCCTGTGGGATGGAGAACATCCGTCCGCATGCAGCAGCAGGCAACAACGCAGGTCCGCCGCCTGAAACCACGCACCGCTTCCCTTGATAATGAAATTGGAGCAAAAAACAGGGGGCGATCGCCTTTCCACAAACGGTGGACCTTGAGCTCCACGATGGGGCTTACCCCGGCTTGAACCAAACACCACGCGGCGTGCTCCTGACATTTTCAGAGGAGAAATCGCGCCCGAGCCCCGCACATTTTTTCGCAACACCAAAGTGACGAATTTTATCCACCCATCGGGTGTGAACAAGATGTCGGAAAGTTGAACTTGAAGGTCATTTTTTGATTCACGTTATTCGCAAAGTCTCTTTTAACCGTTCTCCCTTTCGATTGTTCATTGCCAGCTCCGCAGCGCACCAAGTGCCCGGAACACCCAAGGTTCCCCCAGACAAAGGCCATCGGGCCTGATCCAGCCACATCCCCACAGGCTGGCAGCCCCGGCCTCCAGACCCATTTTCCCTTGAGTGAGACCGACCCACGACGCGGCAGCCAGCAACCAGTCCCGAGGTGTGAATAAACCCGTCACCTGCGTCCAGTCCATGTCCCACCCCACCCACCAGACCAACCTCTGGGAAACCGTAAAATGTGACCTCAAAGGGCTCTTTCCCGATGATGTTTTCCAGATGTGGTTCGAGCCGATGCGCTGCATCGAGAGCTCCGAGGACTCCGTGACCCTGGGCGTGCCCAACGACTTCGCGGCCATCTGGATTCACGACAACTACCTCGATCTGATCTCCCAGCGCCTGCGCATGACCGCCGGCCGCATGGTGTCGGTCAACCTCCGCAAGGTGGATGCCAACGGCACCACCGCCCGCGCCACCGTTGTCGAGCCCAAGGCCAAGCCGGCCCCCAAGCGCACCCTCCGTTACGACGAGCGCTCCACCGCCGGTTCGCTCAACCCGCGCAATACCTTCGAGAACTTCGTCGTCGGCCCCAACAACCAGTTGGCCCACGCCGCCGCGCTCGCCGTCTCGCAGGCCCCCGCGCAGGCCTACAACCCGCTTTTCATCCACGGCTCGACCGGTCTCGGCAAAACCCACCTGATGCACGCCATCGGGCACAGCATCCTCCAGCGCAACCCTGAGGCCAAGATCGCCTACCTCTCGACCGAGAAGTTCACCAACGAATACATCCACGCCATCCAGGAGAACGCGCTGACCAAGTTCCGCCAGCGCTACCGCAGTGTGGACGTGCTCCTGATTGACGACATCCAGTTCCTGTCCGGCAAGGAGCGCATCCAGGAGGAGTTCTTCCACACCTTCAACGACCTCTTCGAGTCGCAGAAACAGATCGTGCTCTCCAGCGACCGCCCCGTCACAGAGATCGCCACCCTCGAGGCCCGCCTCGTGTCGCGCTTTCAGTGGGGCCTCTCCGCCGACATCCAGTCGCCGGACTTCGAGACCCGTGTCGCCATCCTCCGCACCAAGGCCGCCACCCTGAAGATCGACCTGCCCAAGCCGGTCATCGACTTCATGGCGCAGCACATCTCGAAGAACATCCGCCGTCTCGAGGGCGCCCTGATCAAGATCTCCAGCTACGCCGCCCTCACCGGCAAGCCCCTCGACCTCGCCACCGCCGAGCACCTGCTCAAGGACGTGCTCATGGAGGAAGCCCAGAACCGCCTCAACATCGAGGGCATCCAGAAGCGCGTGGCCGACCATTACCAGATCCGGCACTCGGACATGACGAGCAAGCGCCGGCCCAACGCCATCGCCTTCCCCCGCCAGATCGCCATGTATCTCTGCCGCCAGCTCACCCGCCACTCCCTGCAGGAGATCGGCGAGGCCTTCGGCGGCCGCGACCACGGCACCGTCATCCACGCCGTGAAGACCGTGGAAAACATGATGGAACAGGACGATTCCGTCCGCGGCAGCGTCGATTTCCTCAAGACGCAGCTGGCGAAGTGACCCGCCCCAGCGGGTCATCCTGAGCGAAGCGAAGGATCCAGCCAAACGACAAGCCCGGCCACAAGCCGGGCTTGTCGTTTGCCGGGCCATGCCTCTAATCCGTAGCCATTCGTGCAATCTGTGGCTATATTTCTCCCTTCATGAACCTTTCCCCCGAACAAAAGCAGGCCGTCTCCTCCTGGGTCGCAGCAGGCGACAACCTCTCCGTCGTCCAGAAGAAGCTCTCAGAGCAGTTCAAGCTCTCGCTGACCTACCGTGATGTGCGTTTCCTCGTGGATGATCTCGGCCTCGAATTGAAGAACGCCACGCCGAAGGCCGACGTGTCCGACGTCACCAAGGCCCAAGTGGCCAAGCCAGCCCCTGCTCCCGCCGAAAAGAAGGGCTTCGTGGACAAGCTGAAGGAGAAAGTCGGCCTCGGCGGTGGCACTGATGACGCTGCCGACGACCTTCCGCCGGAGGAAGCCATCCCCGAGGACGAAGGCATACCCGCCAACGCCCCCGTCGGCAGCCTGACCCTCGAGGTGGACCGCATCATGCGCCCCGGCACGGTCGTCAGCGGCACGGTGACCTTCAGCGATGGCGTCAGTGGCAAGTGGGGTCTCGACCAATACGGCCGCCTGATGCTCGACACCGGCCAGAAGGGCTACCAGCCCAGCGCCGCCGACGTACAGACCTTCCAGCGCGAACTGCAGATGCACCTGCAGCGTCAGGGTTATTGATCCTTGCGGTAGGAAGCCTCAACCGGGCAGCCCGCCCTTGTCGCGGGCTGATGCAGATGGATCTCCACTTACCGAGCGATTCCATGAAGTTTGGAGCTGGCTGCAAACGCCCTTTGAATATCGGCGCGACCACCCGAAACCCGCCGAGGAGGCACTTTCGCAATAAAGTGTCAGCGGCGCTTACGTTTTGATCGAAGGTGCTGTTAAGGCTCTTGGGCACATAAACCGCACATAGTGCCGATTGACAGATGGATACGCCAAATATCCAATGAATGGCACCGGCATTGCTTGATGGAAACGTCGCCTCGTTACCCAAAATTCTTACATCCCCATGAAACTCCGTTCTATTGCCAGTATGCTCGCCTTAGCCGCCGTCTCCGCGTCAGCGACTCCGATCGGCAGCACGGTTACAGCCATATCAGTGCTGACGCCGGGTTCAACC
This DNA window, taken from Oleiharenicola lentus, encodes the following:
- a CDS encoding MOSC domain-containing protein, encoding MSPPVATALNLHRIFVSEGHSYFGRHGKGSLKLPVHEVGAVECVAGRGLRGDRFFDHQENYKGQVTLFSAEVFAELCQALSLPSASPAALRRNLLVRGADLNELIGHEFEVQGVRLFGTEECRPCYWMDEALAPGAEAWLKGRGGLRCRILSNGWLRT
- the mobA gene encoding molybdenum cofactor guanylyltransferase, with translation MIPSGQLTGAVLAGGQSRRMGRDKATLAFEGRPLWEHQVRVLREAEADPVAIVRAPGQAPLGLPDDLRLWHDTFTDAGPLAGLQTALSQSRTLLVAVLAVDMPRIDAWWLQWLGTYCGSNIGAIATRPDGIHEPLAAIYPRSALPEISRRLETGNDHSLQTLARALMAQHLLRSVPLPACDLWRVTNWNSPADTLLSEEG
- a CDS encoding tetratricopeptide repeat protein gives rise to the protein MHSRRLLLLLAPVLLPVALFAAKPPELYPGLSRKWQYYQSPNFELYSANNDRDSRDVLERMELLRALFMDTFQLKPRLPQPVTIYYFDRQADFDGYRPPHVRGGDAKYMGFCNNFPDRTVITIAPARDRDTTTEVIYHEYIHYLFRLAEQNPAPWFNEGVAELFSTMQEDKEWLQLGQPVEGRVFELQRGRMMPFEQLFAVRYDSPLFKDSGHTGMFYAQSWAFLHYCHFGVNKIPPEKMSLFLRAAGSSETQDRPEEFRAVCRELLGMDYPQLLREMEKYVTVGRFMGRKAKRPTIPPRQGYTVRAAARDEMQLALAELAVRMTDSPYGNLFVRAQLEQAPNARLRELLGAVAIQEDDTDRAREHWRAAIELGTTNAAIFRELGRLEANAVFGHFDLDYRMPEKRAADLRHLLNKSLEFAPAQSQAYEMLAWVEAMSDKPDIASLNQIQGKFASLNDRARTLLALVIVRMRLGDKAAAMELLNHLDKLKPNDWVRYCAELTRARLENRPVDPNRLPNVTGPGIRITLPGINLPH
- a CDS encoding shikimate kinase, which translates into the protein MILVFIHGAPATGKYTIGRELAALTGFELYHNHLVVDDVLQRHAFGTPGFVAERDHAWRHHLGAAATESAWRVIFTFNPENTVPQAFIDWLFREVPAHGGQLYSIALKLSEESIEARLASEQRRGFRKLTDHTLYRQLRDAGAFNKPVIPRSNLVLDCENLSARDAATRIARHFKL
- a CDS encoding aminopeptidase, with the translated sequence MPPPTDQCLQTLAQLVVRVGLNLQPGQPLLITDPYDLQGAHRGNAPLIEAIRAAAPGHPVEVIAADVDRLRYLVTTDHLRGFEKLVETNARRMKEHLAAGGAFLFLPGTHPRLLADQPAERLTQFDSLKWRHLAPLIRKLIRGATQWTLLPAPTQDWADLASPELPATERLPALWATVFQALRITTGNNGSTECRPTEAVIADWQSHLAALTRRRDELNAARHRRIRYIGMGTELTLKLPRSHAWCTARLVSKRGVPFVVNLPTEEVFTAPNRYSATGRIRLARPIAYGGAVIEGVELEFRRGRVTLATARANSDLLQRLLSTDDGADRIGEVALVPGRTGLVWGNRFHHHILLDENTTPHIALGDAYCFCTRSWVPPCFNLCVNSSQLHIDLPLDATVSLD
- the dnaA gene encoding chromosomal replication initiator protein DnaA, producing MSHPTHQTNLWETVKCDLKGLFPDDVFQMWFEPMRCIESSEDSVTLGVPNDFAAIWIHDNYLDLISQRLRMTAGRMVSVNLRKVDANGTTARATVVEPKAKPAPKRTLRYDERSTAGSLNPRNTFENFVVGPNNQLAHAAALAVSQAPAQAYNPLFIHGSTGLGKTHLMHAIGHSILQRNPEAKIAYLSTEKFTNEYIHAIQENALTKFRQRYRSVDVLLIDDIQFLSGKERIQEEFFHTFNDLFESQKQIVLSSDRPVTEIATLEARLVSRFQWGLSADIQSPDFETRVAILRTKAATLKIDLPKPVIDFMAQHISKNIRRLEGALIKISSYAALTGKPLDLATAEHLLKDVLMEEAQNRLNIEGIQKRVADHYQIRHSDMTSKRRPNAIAFPRQIAMYLCRQLTRHSLQEIGEAFGGRDHGTVIHAVKTVENMMEQDDSVRGSVDFLKTQLAK